A genomic segment from Lutibacter sp. A80 encodes:
- a CDS encoding sensor histidine kinase: MLLDYHSEIYAWIRGGLSILCIYHILIFFQNKSKLYLYYSLYLLGFSIYLIKDVAVGNVTVFEYLNFPLQILAYAAYILFARELLDSRAQLLKWDKFYVLSSRVLVVLAFTFICIQFLFGYQFQIKAFALVAPFLSLFGIFAFYIIITKIKSDSAIYFIIGTGIHVVFANITYLELFIGKEPFNRIGVESKLFIYIGLLLQAIIFSVIIGSIIKKIEDKSKNAEVRLAIKLKEMEELKMTVLQSQMNPHFLFNSLNSINNFVIKSEVEKASDYITKFSKLIRVILNSSSSPTSTLFEELEFLDLYVQLEKMRVSGSFDYVVKVDDKLSLQNIKVPTLFLQPFIENAIWHGIMKLEGDKKIELIIKEEGKNVVCIVEDNGIGINKAKELAHMSQKRKFFGAESTENRIRMLYQNKDVHILTKDISSNTKTGTQVSIKFPLV; encoded by the coding sequence ATGTTATTAGATTATCATTCTGAAATATACGCATGGATAAGAGGAGGGTTGTCTATCTTGTGTATATATCATATTTTAATTTTTTTCCAAAATAAATCTAAACTTTACTTATATTATAGTTTATATCTTTTAGGTTTTAGTATTTATCTAATAAAAGATGTTGCTGTTGGAAATGTAACTGTTTTTGAATACTTAAACTTTCCTTTACAAATTTTAGCTTACGCTGCTTATATTTTATTTGCTAGAGAATTGTTAGACTCTAGAGCTCAATTATTAAAATGGGATAAGTTTTATGTACTATCATCACGTGTACTTGTTGTATTAGCATTCACATTTATATGTATTCAATTTTTATTTGGGTATCAGTTTCAAATTAAGGCATTTGCTTTAGTAGCGCCTTTTTTATCATTGTTTGGAATATTTGCATTTTATATTATTATTACTAAAATAAAAAGTGATTCCGCAATTTATTTTATTATTGGAACAGGTATACATGTGGTATTTGCAAATATTACTTATTTAGAACTTTTTATAGGAAAAGAACCTTTTAATAGAATAGGAGTAGAATCTAAATTATTTATTTATATAGGTTTGCTGTTACAAGCAATAATTTTTTCAGTTATAATTGGTTCAATAATAAAGAAAATTGAAGATAAGAGTAAAAATGCAGAGGTTAGGTTGGCTATTAAATTAAAGGAGATGGAAGAGTTAAAAATGACAGTGCTCCAAAGCCAAATGAATCCACATTTTTTATTTAATTCGTTAAACTCTATAAATAATTTTGTAATTAAAAGTGAAGTTGAAAAAGCATCAGACTACATAACAAAATTTTCAAAATTAATTCGGGTAATTTTAAATAGTTCTTCTAGTCCTACTTCAACACTTTTTGAAGAATTAGAGTTTTTAGATCTTTATGTTCAGTTAGAAAAAATGAGAGTTAGTGGAAGTTTTGATTATGTTGTTAAAGTAGACGATAAGTTAAGTTTACAAAACATTAAAGTACCAACACTATTTTTACAGCCTTTTATTGAAAATGCTATTTGGCATGGAATTATGAAGTTGGAAGGTGATAAAAAAATAGAATTAATAATTAAAGAAGAAGGCAAAAACGTAGTTTGTATAGTTGAAGATAATGGAATTGGTATTAATAAAGCTAAAGAATTAGCTCATATGAGCCAAAAACGTAAGTTTTTTGGAGCCGAATCTACAGAAAATAGAATAAGAATGTTGTATCAAAATAAAGATGTGCACATTTTAACAAAAGACATATCATCTAATACAAAAACAGGTACTCAAGTTTCAATAAAATTCCCTTTAGTTTAA
- a CDS encoding LytTR family DNA-binding domain-containing protein, whose protein sequence is MLQILLVDDENDALEALEWKLNNYIENVEITKCNSPVKAIDIINEEKPDVVFLDIQMPEMDGFTMLEKLENRDFNLIFTTAHDEFALKAIKVSAIDYLLKPVDKDELIVSMEKIINLKKGDVLENKLQVLLNNLNDSNDKINISADGKVYLLDKDDVVMLKSDKSYTTIYLKSEQQIVVSKTLKEVEKKFLFSHFFRVHNSYLINLHHVKEYLKGLGGELIMTNGLTASISRNRKAELFKKLYLD, encoded by the coding sequence ATGTTACAAATTTTATTAGTTGATGATGAAAATGATGCTTTAGAAGCATTAGAGTGGAAATTAAATAATTATATAGAAAATGTTGAGATTACAAAATGTAATTCTCCCGTTAAAGCTATAGATATTATAAATGAAGAAAAACCAGATGTGGTATTTTTGGATATCCAAATGCCAGAAATGGACGGTTTTACGATGCTCGAAAAATTAGAGAATAGAGACTTTAATCTTATTTTTACTACAGCTCACGATGAATTTGCTCTAAAAGCAATAAAAGTTTCTGCAATAGATTATTTACTTAAACCCGTTGATAAAGATGAACTAATTGTTTCAATGGAGAAAATTATTAACCTTAAAAAAGGTGATGTATTAGAAAATAAACTTCAAGTTCTATTAAATAATTTAAATGATAGTAATGATAAAATAAACATTTCTGCAGATGGAAAAGTTTATTTGTTAGATAAAGATGATGTTGTAATGCTAAAATCTGATAAAAGTTACACGACGATTTATCTAAAATCTGAACAACAAATTGTGGTTTCTAAAACCCTTAAAGAAGTTGAAAAGAAATTTTTGTTTTCACATTTTTTTAGAGTTCATAATTCATATTTAATAAACTTACACCACGTTAAAGAGTATTTAAAAGGCTTAGGCGGTGAATTAATTATGACTAATGGTTTAACGGCAAGTATTAGTAGAAATAGAAAAGCAGAGTTATTTAAGAAACTTTATTTGGATTAA
- the pbpC gene encoding penicillin-binding protein 1C: MKFIKNHKIKLIIAVILLTAYYFSLPKTLFKNPTSTVIESAEGELLGAKIATDGQWRFPQNDSVPLKFKQCIVQFEDAYFYRHPGFNPISIFKAAIQNFKSNSIKRGGSTLTQQVIRLSRKNQQRTYFEKFKEIVLATRLELRHSKEKILSLYASNAPFGGNVVGLDVASWRYFGRSPNQLSWAESATLAVLPNAPSLIYPGKNQQRLLVKRNRLLKKLADEHIINTLTYNLAIQEELPQKPYAIPQIAPHLLQRVVENQQGKRIKTSVKYSLQNKVNTIVKNHYNELSQNQINNIAVLVLDVNTRKVLTYVGNSPTTKEHQKNVDIINKPRSTGSILKPFLYAAMLDAGAMLPNTLIADIPTQIGSYRPENFNKQFDGAVAASEALYRSLNVPSVRMLQSFGLDRFYHYLKQLHLKDLKYGANHYGLSLILGGAESNLWDLCKSYASMASTVNHYDNTQGKYYKNEFLEPSYFNDFIPDFGEISVEKTIFDAGSTYLTFEALSKVNRPEGEENWEFFNASNKIAWKTGTSFGYRDAWAIGVTKNYVVGVWVGNADGEGRPGLVGVSTAAPILFNVFSKLPKNSWFEMPFDELVEVPICSKSGYRAGEYCEQKDTVFVQQAGLKTAPCPYHIWVHLDKNEQFQVNSSCETLNNMVHKSWFVLPPLQQFYYQKKHPNYKKLPNFREDCLNENSLKMAFIFPEENELIYLTKDFKGVYNGLIFKLIHSDVNAKVFWYLNDNFIGETTNIHEIEVSPKKGKYTITAVDVLGNEIKRKFEIKD, from the coding sequence TTGAAATTCATCAAAAACCATAAAATTAAACTAATAATAGCCGTTATTTTACTAACGGCTTATTATTTTTCATTACCAAAAACTTTATTTAAAAACCCAACTTCAACAGTTATAGAAAGTGCTGAGGGTGAATTGTTAGGTGCAAAAATTGCAACAGACGGTCAATGGAGGTTTCCTCAAAATGATAGTGTTCCACTTAAATTTAAGCAATGTATTGTTCAATTTGAAGATGCCTATTTTTATAGGCATCCAGGGTTTAATCCTATTTCAATTTTTAAAGCTGCTATTCAAAATTTTAAATCCAATTCCATAAAAAGAGGTGGAAGTACCTTAACGCAACAAGTAATTAGATTGTCGCGAAAAAATCAACAAAGAACCTATTTTGAAAAATTTAAAGAAATTGTATTAGCAACAAGACTAGAGTTGAGGCATTCTAAAGAAAAAATACTTTCATTATACGCTTCAAATGCACCTTTTGGAGGGAATGTTGTTGGCTTAGATGTTGCCTCTTGGCGATATTTTGGACGTTCACCAAATCAACTTTCATGGGCAGAAAGTGCAACATTAGCAGTTTTACCAAATGCACCAAGTTTAATTTATCCTGGAAAAAATCAACAAAGATTATTAGTTAAAAGAAATAGATTATTAAAGAAATTAGCTGATGAACATATAATAAATACATTAACATATAATCTTGCAATTCAAGAAGAATTACCTCAAAAACCGTATGCAATTCCGCAAATAGCACCTCATTTATTACAGCGAGTAGTAGAAAATCAACAAGGAAAACGTATTAAAACTTCAGTAAAATATAGCTTACAAAACAAGGTAAATACGATAGTTAAAAATCATTATAACGAATTAAGTCAAAATCAAATTAACAATATTGCTGTATTGGTTTTAGACGTAAATACGCGTAAAGTTTTAACTTATGTAGGGAATTCGCCCACAACAAAAGAACATCAAAAAAATGTTGATATTATTAATAAACCTCGAAGTACTGGTAGTATTTTAAAACCTTTTTTATATGCTGCTATGTTAGATGCTGGTGCTATGTTACCAAATACATTAATAGCGGATATTCCAACACAAATAGGAAGTTATAGGCCAGAAAATTTTAACAAACAATTTGATGGTGCAGTTGCAGCGAGTGAAGCTTTGTATAGGTCTTTAAATGTACCTTCGGTTAGAATGTTGCAAAGTTTTGGATTGGATAGGTTTTATCATTATTTAAAGCAACTACATTTAAAAGATTTAAAGTATGGTGCAAATCATTATGGACTTTCATTAATTTTAGGAGGAGCAGAAAGTAATTTATGGGATTTGTGTAAAAGTTATGCAAGTATGGCTTCAACAGTAAATCATTATGATAATACACAAGGAAAGTATTATAAAAATGAATTTTTAGAGCCTTCTTATTTTAATGATTTTATACCCGATTTTGGAGAGATTTCAGTTGAAAAAACTATTTTCGATGCAGGTTCAACCTATTTAACTTTTGAAGCATTAAGTAAAGTTAATAGGCCTGAAGGTGAAGAAAATTGGGAGTTTTTTAATGCTTCAAACAAAATTGCTTGGAAAACAGGTACAAGTTTTGGGTATAGAGATGCTTGGGCAATTGGAGTAACAAAAAATTATGTGGTTGGTGTTTGGGTTGGAAATGCAGATGGAGAAGGAAGACCAGGTTTGGTTGGTGTTTCAACAGCTGCTCCAATATTGTTTAATGTTTTTAGTAAATTACCTAAAAATTCTTGGTTTGAGATGCCTTTTGATGAGTTAGTTGAGGTTCCTATTTGTAGTAAAAGTGGTTATAGAGCTGGTGAATATTGTGAGCAAAAAGACACTGTTTTTGTGCAACAAGCAGGATTAAAAACAGCGCCATGTCCTTATCATATTTGGGTACATTTAGATAAAAACGAGCAGTTTCAGGTTAACTCATCGTGCGAAACATTAAACAATATGGTACATAAAAGTTGGTTTGTTTTACCGCCATTACAACAATTTTATTATCAAAAAAAACACCCAAATTATAAAAAATTACCAAATTTTAGAGAGGATTGTCTCAATGAAAATTCATTAAAAATGGCATTTATTTTTCCTGAAGAAAATGAATTAATTTATTTAACCAAAGATTTTAAAGGCGTGTATAATGGGTTGATTTTTAAATTAATACATTCAGACGTGAATGCTAAAGTGTTTTGGTATTTAAATGATAATTTTATTGGGGAAACAACTAATATTCATGAAATAGAAGTTTCGCCAAAAAAAGGAAAATATACAATTACTGCTGTTGATGTTTTAGGAAATGAAATTAAACGAAAATTTGAAATTAAAGATTAA